A DNA window from Gasterosteus aculeatus chromosome 16, fGasAcu3.hap1.1, whole genome shotgun sequence contains the following coding sequences:
- the akap11 gene encoding A-kinase anchor protein 11 isoform X3, with product MDACARIRGVPIRSRASVRRETVRDGGPQWVKSLFRNKKELCGVGVELPIRDAARLIEIHFVCLPGQCEGDDVTQQALFSMPGGLCELLRSLHVHSLKNDEVVLLKDSRRLAEHKDAGPQCWLKAVCVLRHNPNTSVHPQATVASLVSLLGGYMAGVRYALELQALQRGAAGPGQPEEDDTNQSVSSIEDDFVTALEHLEEDDTGDNPSAASYPHLKKRDVASQTVPAHKRKKELSGARIIISSSSKNNLGKLTTGPDVSVTVQKSSCVESQWTYCSPGGRRPSPSMNASDSEDSDCSSPSPIIFLDEVGYQKSLLAKLDIPQVPGGPSDRVEDSDSEVSEFFDSFDQFDDPEELSSDNCTLALPLDAVSAPTAQKQTGRSASKYVSRGCSTKGMNPHRFDQPTLPANVKKPTPLKPGSPYSLHSEVPDSPRPVQTPSEENSGPLFSPVSSSAFSPLVDLSSPLEYFWKADEDGLDSSELRKPQDLCSLYKTYSDFASSLSKEILGSVCGYQSAVDISDNKNLSCVCHKEFQNPSGYLMKLSEIQETVTVATLQKKSQSLKDGIQRFATDLVEMSLGSALRDLQKGVSSCTTTLCHLAARLTSSVFQMAFHEIGMRHAYVLKERAINGLAGFLVGEAVSGALKDFLTVKKQIFHNTVTCFAADLAEELVFEGIMEVCQFSHPSTPLTPSDWSFGQREGEEEEEEEEEVVSSYASDLSESVIQEAFIELSQADVAFTSQAAISVSLDNICYVSAENGGAQTCSTFANQQVLSSSSAAAVTGPSGEDATCTVKKALFTVSGMASCIPVPEAGEALSHLQDSEETGPSSSSDIQPVSPKRGAVSSSDTNPSAQTYLSSHGTQTPTPGEEPSQGKSPFQNFSGNMVDLIVTEACELITASKMKKSFGDCADFFTKTIKSRRDSSPKPETFNYEATDSPSKQAASFRHDCRDSGYVRLGGPVVPATDHGIPHISFQAGSQSQRRRSCEAEPRTRGAEMQPVMMHTLDVPGTETVGQRRVSVAGDDSALRSGQKSGGTPGTPPSTPQQPSEVSKERQIKRFSKKLKSKLANEFSPATPPPTPHDQPEPGPGPKDGTPEEDKAEFMLKLMRSLSEEADGNEDEEDEEVAEEGRVGGTNRCLESGGGRHELNPMSARRMSNKEALHYAERLACHIVSMATEMDTLGVAEEEGGASKGGEQRRDSVAQFSEQTLNTLWVYAGEVAGGVINDVKRMVRSTQQCPYHRRRSFDRACSECLHQHQSQPSRDQSKDCRVGRLAEQWSHELVASVFRSPTSTSSTTSSSSSGLSSEYPSCESVTDEYAGYLIRVLKKEGGSRELVLDHYASRLAYRSIKLGLAHASRKIKQRSSSARLHSSRSLPDEWKASGCETFPPKDKAESVVSPPGKDAQCICKDSEEQSQREYLDLVNFAESLAYNITCDVTRKLHLSSARLPKSLTDSCLYKRSKLEDMAENLVRNSFSCPLLSKEGKGRHYHSTGSLYDGGHRSRVMQVIEHYARKIVDDTLKMSLSSAGLLSREHQRTQGPDGHSHTQRSSEGPSLGHAMVERTCRYCQVQECPYCTKHSRRPRQLAVQRSKRGPECQARAERLSGLEIPKIHIDRDRRAVFAEGMVSMAMDTAKRELSNTSLNADSGIGHDGTSYAESLTAEIMTSALTNVCQTGNISFPGREATESSVSQQLSVGDDSLGSWSNLSFEDEHLDDNSSFLHLSDSDHAEDKEAEVKEESSGTLCVDRTQVAPPRTALLVVNSDVRESGRGPQHLTLDPQLRSMLQWVAASMADIPLIQLGPDRELQQLPAVIQRLRERKWRAGELLHTLLRYCEEAQTHAQPPARDEAPQAGREPHRVPLFQWLLEHA from the exons ATGGACGCCTGCGCACGTATTCGAGGAGTCCCCATAAGGTCCAGGGCGTCGGTCCGGAGAGAG ACTGTGCGTGACGGCGGGCCGCAGTGGGTGAAGAGCCTCTTTAGGAACAAGAAGGAGCTCTGCGGCGTCGGCGTCGAGCTGCCGATCAGAGACGCCGCGAGGCTGATCGAG attcattttgtgtgtctgcctggCCAATGTGAAGGGGATGATGTCACCCAGCAG gcTCTGTTTTCTATGCCAGGGGGGCTGTGCGAGCTCCTGAGGTCCCTTCACGTTCACAGCCTCAAAAACGACGAGGTTGTGCTGCTCAAGGACTCCCGCAGGCTGGCTGAGCACAAGGACGCTGGGCCTCAG TGTTGGTTGAAGGCCGTGTGTGTGCTGAGGCACAATCCCAACACCAGCGTCCACCCTCAAGCCACTGTGGCGTCTTTGGTGAGCTTGCTCGGCGGCTACATGGCCGGCGTGCGCTACGCTCTGGAGCTGCAGGCTCTGCAGCGGGGCGCGGCTGGGCCCGGTCAGCCGGAGGAAGACGACACCAACCAGTCGGTCTCATCCATCGAGGACGACTTTGTCACGGCCCTGGAGCATCTGGAGGAGGACGACACCGGAGACAATCCCT ctgcagcttcctATCCCCATTTGAAAAAGCGTGATGTGGCTTCACAGACTGTCCCGGCCcacaagagaaaaaaggaattaTCAGGCGCCCGCATCATCATCAGCTCCTCCTCGAAGAACAATTTGGGCAAACTTACTACTGGTCCTGACGTGTCCGTCACGGTGCAGAAGTCATCGTGCGTAGAATCTCAATGGACTTACTGCAGTCCCGGAGGTCGGCGCCCCTCCCCTTCGATGAATGCCAGTGATTCGGAAGACTCCGACTGCTCCAGCCCCAGTCCAATCATCTTCCTCGACGAAGTGGGCTACCAGAAGAGCCTACTGGCCAAGCTGGACATCCCCCAGGTTCCAGGGGGGCCCAGCGATCGAGTTGAAGACTCCGACTCTGAAGTCAGTGAATTCTTCGACAGCTTTGACCAGTTTGACGACCCTGAAGAGCTCAGCTCGGACAACTGCACTCTCGCTCTGCCTCTGGATGCCGTCAGTGCCCCGACGGCCCAGAAGCAGACCGGTCGCTCGGCATCCAAGTATGTTTCCAGGGGCTGCTCCACCAAAGGAATGAATCCTCACCGCTTCGACCAGCCCACTCTCCCAGCCAATGTGAAAAAGCCGACGCCTCTGAAACCGGGCTCTCCTTACTCCCTTCACTCTGAGGTGCCCGACTCCCCTCGACCGGTTCAGACCCCCTCTGAGGAGAACAGCGGCCCGCTCTTCAGCCCTGTCAGCTCCTCGGCCTTCAGCCCCCTGGTGGACTTGAGCAGCCCGCTGGAATACTTCTGGAAGGCGGATGAGGATGGATTGGATAGCTCAGAGCTGCGTAAACCCCAGGACCTCTGCTCTCTGTATAAGACCTACTCAGACTTTGCGAGCAGTCTCTCCAAAGAAATTCTGGGGTCCGTGTGTGGCTACCAGTCCGCCGTCGACATCAGTGACAACAAGAATCTGAGCTGCGTCTGCCACAAGGAGTTCCAGAACCCGTCGGGCTACCTAATGAAGCTCTCAGAAATACAAGAGACTGTCACGGTGGCCACGCTGCAGAAGAAGTCCCAGTCTCTGAAGGATGGCATTCAGAGGTTTGCCACTGACCTGGTGGAGATGAGCTTGGGCAGCGCGTTGCGAGACCTCCAAAAAGGTGTTTCCTCCTGCACCACCACCTTGTGTCACCTGGCTGCCAGGCTCACCTCCTCGGTGTTTCAAATGGCCTTCCATGAGATTGGCATGCGCCATGCTTACGTGTTAAAAGAGCGGGCAATCAACGGATTGGCCGGCTTCCTGGTCGGAGAAGCTGTGTCTGGGGCGCTGAAGGATTTCCTGACGGTGAAGAAGCAGATCTTCCACAACACCGTGACATGTTTTGCTGCAGATCTGGCAGAAGAGCTGGTGTTTGAAGGCATTATGGAAGTGTGTCAGTTCTCCCACCCTtcaacccctctcaccccgagcGATTGGTCCTTTGgccagagggaaggggaggaggaagaagaagaagaagaagaagttgttTCCTCGTATGCCTCAGACTTGTCTGAGTCTGTTATCCAAGAGGCCTTCATAGAGCTGTCTCAGGCCGATGTTGCCTTCACCAGCCAAGCGgctattagtgtgtctttggaCAACATCTGTTATGTTAGTGCAGAGAACGGTGGCGCCCAAACCTGCAGTACCTTTGCTAACCAGCAGGTTTTAAGTTCCAGCTCAGCTGCAGCGGTTACCGGGCCCTCGGGAGAGGATGCCACCTGCACGGTGAAGAAAGCCCTGTTCACTGTATCGGGCATGGCTAGCTGCATTCCTGTGCCCGAAGCAGGCGAAGCCCTCTCCCACCTCCAGGATTCTGAGGAGACCGGTCCGTCCAGCTCGTCGGATATCCAACCGGTCAGCCCCAAAAGAGGAGCCGTATCTTCCTCTGACACCAACCCATCGGCCCAAACGTACCTTTCCAGTCACGGAACGCAGACCCCCACACCTGGAGAAGAACCCTCCCAAGGAAAGTCTCCATTCCAAAACTTCTCTGGCAACATGGTGGATTTGATAGTAACTGAGGCTTGTGAGCTTATAACTGCATCTAAGATGAAGAAGAGTTTTGGTGACTGTGCGGATTTCTTTACAAAGACCATCAAAAGCAGAAGGGACTCTTCTCCTAAGCCAGAGACGTTTAATTATGAGGCTACAGATTCCCCTTCCAAGCAGGCAGCCAGCTTCAGACATGACTGCAGAGATTCTGGCTACGTTAGGTTGGGTGGACCTGTTGTCCCAGCAACAGATCATGGCATTCCTCACATTTCTTTTCAGGCAGGCTCTCAAAGCCAGAGGAGACGCAGCTGTGAGGCGGAGCCCAGGACCAGAGGTGCAGAGATGCAGCCTGTGATGATGCACACTCTTGACGTGCCAGGTACCGAGACGGTCGGACAAAGGAGGGTATCTGTTGCCGGAGATGACTCGGCTCTGCGCTCTGGGCAAAAATCCGGCGGCACTCCCGGCACTCCCCCTTCTACCCCTCAGCAGCCCAGCGAGGTGTCCAAGGAGAGACAGATAAAACGGTTCTCCAAGAAGCTGAAAAGCAAGCTGGCTAATGAATTTTCTCCTGCTACCCCCCCACCTACTCCTCACGATCAGCCTGAGCCTGGCCCAGGACCAAAGGACGGAACTCCCGAGGAAGACAAGGCCGAGTTCATGCTCAAACTGATGAGGTCTCTCAGTGAGGAGGCCGACGGcaatgaagatgaagaggacgaAGAGGTGGCAGAAGAGGGCCGTGTTGGTGGCACTAACAGATGTTTAGAGTCGGGGGGTGGCCGCCATGAACTGAACCCGATGTCTGCTCGCAGAATGTCCAACAAGGAAGCCCTCCACTATGCTGAGCGGTTGGCTTGCCACattgtctccatggcaacagagatGGACACCCTGGGagtggcagaggaggagggaggggcgagCAAAGGCGGCGAGCAGAGGAGGGACAGCGTGGCTCAGTTCTCAGAGCAGACCCTGAACACCTTGTGGGTCTATGCCGGGGAGGTGGCGGGGGGGGTCATCAACGACGTGAAGAGAATGGTGCGCTCTACACAGCAGTGTCCCTATCACAGAAGGAGAAGCTTTGACAGAGCTTGTTCTGAGTGTTTGCACCAACACCAGTCTCAGCCCAGTAGAGACCAGAGCAAAGACTGCAGGGTGGGCAGGCTGGCCGAGCAATGGTCTCATGAGCTCGTAGCCTCCGTCTTCCGGTCTCCCACCTCCACTTCGAGCACCACGTCCAGCTCCAGCTCAGGCCTTTCTTCCGAGTATCCTAGCTGCGAGAGTGTGACCGATGAATATGCCGGCTACCTCATCAGGGTGCTGAAGAAAGAGGGAGGCAGCAGAGAGTTGGTCCTGGACCACTATGCGAGCCGTTTGGCTTACCGCTCCATAAAACTGGGCTTGGCTCATGCCAGTCGCAAGATCAAGCAGAGATCCTCCAGCGCCCGCCTTCACTCGTCCAGGTCGCTGCCAGATGAATGGAAGGCCTCTGGTTGTGAGACATTTCCACCCAAGGATAAAGCCGAGTCGGTGGTTTCTCCCCCGGGAAAAGATGCGCAGTGTATCTGCAAGGACTCTGAAGAGCAGAGTCAGAGGGAGTACCTGGACCTGGTCAACTTCGCAGAGTCCTTGGCCTACAACATCACCTGTGATGTGACACGCAAGCTGCATCTTTCCTCCGCACGGCTGCCCAAGTCTCTCACCGACTCTTGTCTGTACAAGAGATCCAAGCTGGAAGACATGGCAGAGAATCTCGTCAGGAACTCCTTCTCTTGCCCCCTGTTGTCTAAGGAGGGGAAGGGCAGGCATTACCACAGTACAGGAAGCCTGTACGACGGGGGCCACAGGAGTCGGGTGATGCAGGTCATCGAGCACTATGCCAGGAAAATAGTTGACGACACTCTGAAGATGAGCCTATCTTCGGCTGGACTTTTGTCCCGGGAGCACCAGAGGACCCAAGGCCCGGACGGACACTCTCACACCCAGAGGTCGTCTGAGGGGCCCTCACTCGGCCACGCGATGGTGGAGAGGACATGCCGCTATTGTCAGGTCCAGGAGTGCCCGTACTGCACCAAGCACAGCAGGCGGCCCCGCCAGCTCGCCGTGCAGAGGAGCAAAAGGGGGCCAGAATGTCAGGCGAGGGCCGAGCGCCTCTCTGGCCTGGAGATTCCCAAGATCCACATTGACCGGGACCGCAGGGCAGTGTTCGCAGAGGGgatggtttccatggcaatgGACACGGCCAAGCGTGAGCTGAGCAACACCAGCCTCAATGCCGACAGTGGCATCGGCCACGATGGGACCAGCTACGCCGAGAGCCTGACGGCCGAAATCATGACGTCGGCCCTGACCAACGTCTGCCAGACCGGCAACATCAG CTTCCCAGGGAGGGAAGCCACTGAGTCCTCCGTGTCCCAGCAGCTGAGCGTAGGAGACGACAGTCTGGGCAGCTGGTCCAACCTGAGCTTCGAGGATGAGCACCTggacgacaacagcagcttccTCCACCTCAGTGACAG
- the akap11 gene encoding A-kinase anchor protein 11 isoform X1, whose amino-acid sequence MDACARIRGVPIRSRASVRRETVRDGGPQWVKSLFRNKKELCGVGVELPIRDAARLIEIHFVCLPGQCEGDDVTQQALFSMPGGLCELLRSLHVHSLKNDEVVLLKDSRRLAEHKDAGPQCWLKAVCVLRHNPNTSVHPQATVASLVSLLGGYMAGVRYALELQALQRGAAGPGQPEEDDTNQSVSSIEDDFVTALEHLEEDDTGDNPSAASYPHLKKRDVASQTVPAHKRKKELSGARIIISSSSKNNLGKLTTGPDVSVTVQKSSCVESQWTYCSPGGRRPSPSMNASDSEDSDCSSPSPIIFLDEVGYQKSLLAKLDIPQVPGGPSDRVEDSDSEVSEFFDSFDQFDDPEELSSDNCTLALPLDAVSAPTAQKQTGRSASKYVSRGCSTKGMNPHRFDQPTLPANVKKPTPLKPGSPYSLHSEVPDSPRPVQTPSEENSGPLFSPVSSSAFSPLVDLSSPLEYFWKADEDGLDSSELRKPQDLCSLYKTYSDFASSLSKEILGSVCGYQSAVDISDNKNLSCVCHKEFQNPSGYLMKLSEIQETVTVATLQKKSQSLKDGIQRFATDLVEMSLGSALRDLQKGVSSCTTTLCHLAARLTSSVFQMAFHEIGMRHAYVLKERAINGLAGFLVGEAVSGALKDFLTVKKQIFHNTVTCFAADLAEELVFEGIMEVCQFSHPSTPLTPSDWSFGQREGEEEEEEEEEVVSSYASDLSESVIQEAFIELSQADVAFTSQAAISVSLDNICYVSAENGGAQTCSTFANQQVLSSSSAAAVTGPSGEDATCTVKKALFTVSGMASCIPVPEAGEALSHLQDSEETGPSSSSDIQPVSPKRGAVSSSDTNPSAQTYLSSHGTQTPTPGEEPSQGKSPFQNFSGNMVDLIVTEACELITASKMKKSFGDCADFFTKTIKSRRDSSPKPETFNYEATDSPSKQAASFRHDCRDSGYVRLGGPVVPATDHGIPHISFQAGSQSQRRRSCEAEPRTRGAEMQPVMMHTLDVPGTETVGQRRVSVAGDDSALRSGQKSGGTPGTPPSTPQQPSEVSKERQIKRFSKKLKSKLANEFSPATPPPTPHDQPEPGPGPKDGTPEEDKAEFMLKLMRSLSEEADGNEDEEDEEVAEEGRVGGTNRCLESGGGRHELNPMSARRMSNKEALHYAERLACHIVSMATEMDTLGVAEEEGGASKGGEQRRDSVAQFSEQTLNTLWVYAGEVAGGVINDVKRMVRSTQQCPYHRRRSFDRACSECLHQHQSQPSRDQSKDCRVGRLAEQWSHELVASVFRSPTSTSSTTSSSSSGLSSEYPSCESVTDEYAGYLIRVLKKEGGSRELVLDHYASRLAYRSIKLGLAHASRKIKQRSSSARLHSSRSLPDEWKASGCETFPPKDKAESVVSPPGKDAQCICKDSEEQSQREYLDLVNFAESLAYNITCDVTRKLHLSSARLPKSLTDSCLYKRSKLEDMAENLVRNSFSCPLLSKEGKGRHYHSTGSLYDGGHRSRVMQVIEHYARKIVDDTLKMSLSSAGLLSREHQRTQGPDGHSHTQRSSEGPSLGHAMVERTCRYCQVQECPYCTKHSRRPRQLAVQRSKRGPECQARAERLSGLEIPKIHIDRDRRAVFAEGMVSMAMDTAKRELSNTSLNADSGIGHDGTSYAESLTAEIMTSALTNVCQTGNISFPGREATESSVSQQLSVGDDSLGSWSNLSFEDEHLDDNSSFLHLSDSSNGNSSSWSSLGLEGEACEERMSFSPSDSDHAEDKEAEVKEESSGTLCVDRTQVAPPRTALLVVNSDVRESGRGPQHLTLDPQLRSMLQWVAASMADIPLIQLGPDRELQQLPAVIQRLRERKWRAGELLHTLLRYCEEAQTHAQPPARDEAPQAGREPHRVPLFQWLLEHA is encoded by the exons ATGGACGCCTGCGCACGTATTCGAGGAGTCCCCATAAGGTCCAGGGCGTCGGTCCGGAGAGAG ACTGTGCGTGACGGCGGGCCGCAGTGGGTGAAGAGCCTCTTTAGGAACAAGAAGGAGCTCTGCGGCGTCGGCGTCGAGCTGCCGATCAGAGACGCCGCGAGGCTGATCGAG attcattttgtgtgtctgcctggCCAATGTGAAGGGGATGATGTCACCCAGCAG gcTCTGTTTTCTATGCCAGGGGGGCTGTGCGAGCTCCTGAGGTCCCTTCACGTTCACAGCCTCAAAAACGACGAGGTTGTGCTGCTCAAGGACTCCCGCAGGCTGGCTGAGCACAAGGACGCTGGGCCTCAG TGTTGGTTGAAGGCCGTGTGTGTGCTGAGGCACAATCCCAACACCAGCGTCCACCCTCAAGCCACTGTGGCGTCTTTGGTGAGCTTGCTCGGCGGCTACATGGCCGGCGTGCGCTACGCTCTGGAGCTGCAGGCTCTGCAGCGGGGCGCGGCTGGGCCCGGTCAGCCGGAGGAAGACGACACCAACCAGTCGGTCTCATCCATCGAGGACGACTTTGTCACGGCCCTGGAGCATCTGGAGGAGGACGACACCGGAGACAATCCCT ctgcagcttcctATCCCCATTTGAAAAAGCGTGATGTGGCTTCACAGACTGTCCCGGCCcacaagagaaaaaaggaattaTCAGGCGCCCGCATCATCATCAGCTCCTCCTCGAAGAACAATTTGGGCAAACTTACTACTGGTCCTGACGTGTCCGTCACGGTGCAGAAGTCATCGTGCGTAGAATCTCAATGGACTTACTGCAGTCCCGGAGGTCGGCGCCCCTCCCCTTCGATGAATGCCAGTGATTCGGAAGACTCCGACTGCTCCAGCCCCAGTCCAATCATCTTCCTCGACGAAGTGGGCTACCAGAAGAGCCTACTGGCCAAGCTGGACATCCCCCAGGTTCCAGGGGGGCCCAGCGATCGAGTTGAAGACTCCGACTCTGAAGTCAGTGAATTCTTCGACAGCTTTGACCAGTTTGACGACCCTGAAGAGCTCAGCTCGGACAACTGCACTCTCGCTCTGCCTCTGGATGCCGTCAGTGCCCCGACGGCCCAGAAGCAGACCGGTCGCTCGGCATCCAAGTATGTTTCCAGGGGCTGCTCCACCAAAGGAATGAATCCTCACCGCTTCGACCAGCCCACTCTCCCAGCCAATGTGAAAAAGCCGACGCCTCTGAAACCGGGCTCTCCTTACTCCCTTCACTCTGAGGTGCCCGACTCCCCTCGACCGGTTCAGACCCCCTCTGAGGAGAACAGCGGCCCGCTCTTCAGCCCTGTCAGCTCCTCGGCCTTCAGCCCCCTGGTGGACTTGAGCAGCCCGCTGGAATACTTCTGGAAGGCGGATGAGGATGGATTGGATAGCTCAGAGCTGCGTAAACCCCAGGACCTCTGCTCTCTGTATAAGACCTACTCAGACTTTGCGAGCAGTCTCTCCAAAGAAATTCTGGGGTCCGTGTGTGGCTACCAGTCCGCCGTCGACATCAGTGACAACAAGAATCTGAGCTGCGTCTGCCACAAGGAGTTCCAGAACCCGTCGGGCTACCTAATGAAGCTCTCAGAAATACAAGAGACTGTCACGGTGGCCACGCTGCAGAAGAAGTCCCAGTCTCTGAAGGATGGCATTCAGAGGTTTGCCACTGACCTGGTGGAGATGAGCTTGGGCAGCGCGTTGCGAGACCTCCAAAAAGGTGTTTCCTCCTGCACCACCACCTTGTGTCACCTGGCTGCCAGGCTCACCTCCTCGGTGTTTCAAATGGCCTTCCATGAGATTGGCATGCGCCATGCTTACGTGTTAAAAGAGCGGGCAATCAACGGATTGGCCGGCTTCCTGGTCGGAGAAGCTGTGTCTGGGGCGCTGAAGGATTTCCTGACGGTGAAGAAGCAGATCTTCCACAACACCGTGACATGTTTTGCTGCAGATCTGGCAGAAGAGCTGGTGTTTGAAGGCATTATGGAAGTGTGTCAGTTCTCCCACCCTtcaacccctctcaccccgagcGATTGGTCCTTTGgccagagggaaggggaggaggaagaagaagaagaagaagaagttgttTCCTCGTATGCCTCAGACTTGTCTGAGTCTGTTATCCAAGAGGCCTTCATAGAGCTGTCTCAGGCCGATGTTGCCTTCACCAGCCAAGCGgctattagtgtgtctttggaCAACATCTGTTATGTTAGTGCAGAGAACGGTGGCGCCCAAACCTGCAGTACCTTTGCTAACCAGCAGGTTTTAAGTTCCAGCTCAGCTGCAGCGGTTACCGGGCCCTCGGGAGAGGATGCCACCTGCACGGTGAAGAAAGCCCTGTTCACTGTATCGGGCATGGCTAGCTGCATTCCTGTGCCCGAAGCAGGCGAAGCCCTCTCCCACCTCCAGGATTCTGAGGAGACCGGTCCGTCCAGCTCGTCGGATATCCAACCGGTCAGCCCCAAAAGAGGAGCCGTATCTTCCTCTGACACCAACCCATCGGCCCAAACGTACCTTTCCAGTCACGGAACGCAGACCCCCACACCTGGAGAAGAACCCTCCCAAGGAAAGTCTCCATTCCAAAACTTCTCTGGCAACATGGTGGATTTGATAGTAACTGAGGCTTGTGAGCTTATAACTGCATCTAAGATGAAGAAGAGTTTTGGTGACTGTGCGGATTTCTTTACAAAGACCATCAAAAGCAGAAGGGACTCTTCTCCTAAGCCAGAGACGTTTAATTATGAGGCTACAGATTCCCCTTCCAAGCAGGCAGCCAGCTTCAGACATGACTGCAGAGATTCTGGCTACGTTAGGTTGGGTGGACCTGTTGTCCCAGCAACAGATCATGGCATTCCTCACATTTCTTTTCAGGCAGGCTCTCAAAGCCAGAGGAGACGCAGCTGTGAGGCGGAGCCCAGGACCAGAGGTGCAGAGATGCAGCCTGTGATGATGCACACTCTTGACGTGCCAGGTACCGAGACGGTCGGACAAAGGAGGGTATCTGTTGCCGGAGATGACTCGGCTCTGCGCTCTGGGCAAAAATCCGGCGGCACTCCCGGCACTCCCCCTTCTACCCCTCAGCAGCCCAGCGAGGTGTCCAAGGAGAGACAGATAAAACGGTTCTCCAAGAAGCTGAAAAGCAAGCTGGCTAATGAATTTTCTCCTGCTACCCCCCCACCTACTCCTCACGATCAGCCTGAGCCTGGCCCAGGACCAAAGGACGGAACTCCCGAGGAAGACAAGGCCGAGTTCATGCTCAAACTGATGAGGTCTCTCAGTGAGGAGGCCGACGGcaatgaagatgaagaggacgaAGAGGTGGCAGAAGAGGGCCGTGTTGGTGGCACTAACAGATGTTTAGAGTCGGGGGGTGGCCGCCATGAACTGAACCCGATGTCTGCTCGCAGAATGTCCAACAAGGAAGCCCTCCACTATGCTGAGCGGTTGGCTTGCCACattgtctccatggcaacagagatGGACACCCTGGGagtggcagaggaggagggaggggcgagCAAAGGCGGCGAGCAGAGGAGGGACAGCGTGGCTCAGTTCTCAGAGCAGACCCTGAACACCTTGTGGGTCTATGCCGGGGAGGTGGCGGGGGGGGTCATCAACGACGTGAAGAGAATGGTGCGCTCTACACAGCAGTGTCCCTATCACAGAAGGAGAAGCTTTGACAGAGCTTGTTCTGAGTGTTTGCACCAACACCAGTCTCAGCCCAGTAGAGACCAGAGCAAAGACTGCAGGGTGGGCAGGCTGGCCGAGCAATGGTCTCATGAGCTCGTAGCCTCCGTCTTCCGGTCTCCCACCTCCACTTCGAGCACCACGTCCAGCTCCAGCTCAGGCCTTTCTTCCGAGTATCCTAGCTGCGAGAGTGTGACCGATGAATATGCCGGCTACCTCATCAGGGTGCTGAAGAAAGAGGGAGGCAGCAGAGAGTTGGTCCTGGACCACTATGCGAGCCGTTTGGCTTACCGCTCCATAAAACTGGGCTTGGCTCATGCCAGTCGCAAGATCAAGCAGAGATCCTCCAGCGCCCGCCTTCACTCGTCCAGGTCGCTGCCAGATGAATGGAAGGCCTCTGGTTGTGAGACATTTCCACCCAAGGATAAAGCCGAGTCGGTGGTTTCTCCCCCGGGAAAAGATGCGCAGTGTATCTGCAAGGACTCTGAAGAGCAGAGTCAGAGGGAGTACCTGGACCTGGTCAACTTCGCAGAGTCCTTGGCCTACAACATCACCTGTGATGTGACACGCAAGCTGCATCTTTCCTCCGCACGGCTGCCCAAGTCTCTCACCGACTCTTGTCTGTACAAGAGATCCAAGCTGGAAGACATGGCAGAGAATCTCGTCAGGAACTCCTTCTCTTGCCCCCTGTTGTCTAAGGAGGGGAAGGGCAGGCATTACCACAGTACAGGAAGCCTGTACGACGGGGGCCACAGGAGTCGGGTGATGCAGGTCATCGAGCACTATGCCAGGAAAATAGTTGACGACACTCTGAAGATGAGCCTATCTTCGGCTGGACTTTTGTCCCGGGAGCACCAGAGGACCCAAGGCCCGGACGGACACTCTCACACCCAGAGGTCGTCTGAGGGGCCCTCACTCGGCCACGCGATGGTGGAGAGGACATGCCGCTATTGTCAGGTCCAGGAGTGCCCGTACTGCACCAAGCACAGCAGGCGGCCCCGCCAGCTCGCCGTGCAGAGGAGCAAAAGGGGGCCAGAATGTCAGGCGAGGGCCGAGCGCCTCTCTGGCCTGGAGATTCCCAAGATCCACATTGACCGGGACCGCAGGGCAGTGTTCGCAGAGGGgatggtttccatggcaatgGACACGGCCAAGCGTGAGCTGAGCAACACCAGCCTCAATGCCGACAGTGGCATCGGCCACGATGGGACCAGCTACGCCGAGAGCCTGACGGCCGAAATCATGACGTCGGCCCTGACCAACGTCTGCCAGACCGGCAACATCAG CTTCCCAGGGAGGGAAGCCACTGAGTCCTCCGTGTCCCAGCAGCTGAGCGTAGGAGACGACAGTCTGGGCAGCTGGTCCAACCTGAGCTTCGAGGATGAGCACCTggacgacaacagcagcttccTCCACCTCAGTGACAG cagcaatgggaacagcagcagctggagcagtCTGGGCCTGGAGGGGGAGGCGTGTGAGGAGCGCatgtccttctctccctctgacag